The Megalobrama amblycephala isolate DHTTF-2021 linkage group LG22, ASM1881202v1, whole genome shotgun sequence sequence GATCAGTCTCTCCCGCCTGCACCCGCGCCTCCACATCCACCGCATTTTTCCCCCAAGAGGCATCCGTGCATAAATAACCcaataattcagaaaatgctggCCAATTTGTTCCCAGAATTAacggatgccggaggtgcgaattaactgccacctcaacactaTGTTTTTGTCCCCGGAATTGGATAATGACTGACACTACAGGATATTCCATTatatccccgtgcacacaccgcacCTTAACCACGCGGcttgtatccaatgccccggatgaaatcaggctttgatggatcgaggtttggttacatcctgaatccaccaaagcctgataggtaccccccttgatactcacaggtatttggtaccagCCAGCTTGACCGGGGGCAGCCTGCGGGGCGTCCGGGACCCGAACCATTGTCCCAACCTCCATCACCGGGCATTTATCTATGAAATGctccgggtccccgcaacgccaacaggccggcccagacctccCCGCCGCCCCAGTGGCAGGGGGTGGGGTAAATGATTGGCGTGGAGAAAGCGGAGAAACAGGAGTGGGATCCCGTCCCGTGGAAACCAGTCCCGCCCTCCTGGGCGGGGCACGTGGAGTCCCGGACTGGCTCTGGTCAAACCCGCCCCGCCCCCGGGGCGGGACACGCGGATATCCAGGCGGCCGTGACCTGGGTAAAGGGACAGGATGAGAGAGAGGGACAGAAGatggagagggagagagagaagcagaTGGGAGGGGTTCGCCGACCCCGGGGCACGCCACCATATGGTCCTCCGCGAGATGGATGGCCgagtccagcgacgtggggcggtggcactggacccactcggctgTCTTCTTCGGTAGCCGAGTGATAAACTGCTCCAGCACCACTCGATCGACGATCTTCTCCACGTCGCTTCCCTCAGCCAACAGCCATTTGCGgcaggagtcccggagctgttgggccatcacgaAGGGTCGGCCGGACTCAGCCAGCTCGAGCGAGCGGAAACGCTGTCGGTGTTCCTCAGGGCTCCGGCCGACCCGCTGGAGGATGGCCCTCTTCAGGTCGTCGAAGACCAGGAGATTCTGGACCGGAAGCTGCTGTGCCGCTATCTGGGACTCCCCGGAGAGCAGCGGGACCAGGCGCATCGGCCACTGGTCCCGCGGCCAGCCTGACAGCTCGGCCGTCTTTTCAAAAAGGTCCAGGAATGCCTCCGGGTCGTCCGCAGATCCCATTTTGTTGAATGGCAGGTGGGCGGGCACAGCGCGATGTTCCGTGGCTTCCGGTCGAACCTCCCGgtcaatccagctccggaacctctcgcggtcctcctgctgggCTTGGACGATGACTTGAAAAGATCTTTCCTGATCTCTCCGCAAGTCCAGCAGGGCCTGATGTTGTTCCTGTTGTAGGCCCGCGAGGCTGCTGATAATCTCCGAAATTGGCATTCCGGAGGACGATTGCATGGCGGCGGCTTTCCTCtcccttcccgggtttcggcaccagtgtaacaaagttcaatgtcaggaaggaagaggacagggtcagCTTGACTACTGACTGCTTTATTTGgttttcaaaaataacaaaacaggtGTGCAGACAGGCACAAAACGGTCCAATATAACATAAGCAACTCCAGCCAACAATTCCAGCATCCAGGGGGTAAGCAGtcagtagtccttctctctctcagccactcctgtttctcctggcgttatatactctctccacgccaattactgaaacaagaaacaggtgttcgtcatttgcatttaacccactcactcaaCCGCTCGTCTCCtgcctctctctcccgctgcagacttcgctgaaccacgcccccctcgccacaaaggcgtttttcatttccatccttcatgaacaattatatatcacttataaattattaaatacaaatttaataatagttattaagattaatgtggtttggaattAGTAAGATgtgcctgaaaaaaaaaaaaaaaaatatgatcagaaaatcaacatGCCTAATAAACACActgtaatatttgtaaaaaaaatatggtggATTTGCTCGACCACAATGACAGATGCCGCAAGTGGAGTGTTCCAAAATGAGTGTTCAGCCCTAAACATTGTTTAGTTTAATTGAAACTTTTAATTACTCAATTATATTTTCCAagagaaaaactttttttattctttacagttttat is a genomic window containing:
- the LOC125258446 gene encoding zinc finger and SCAN domain-containing protein 1-like, coding for MQSSSGMPISEIISSLAGLQQEQHQALLDLRRDQERSFQVIVQAQQEDRERFRSWIDREVRPEATEHRAVPAHLPFNKMGSADDPEAFLDLFEKTAELSGWPRDQWPMRLVPLLSGESQIAAQQLPVQNLLVFDDLKRAILQRVGRSPEEHRQRFRSLELAESGRPFVMAQQLRDSCRKWLLAEGSDVEKIVDRVVLEQFITRLPKKTAEWVQCHRPTSLDSAIHLAEDHMVACPGVGEPLPSASLSPSPSSVPLSHPVPLPRSRPPGYPRVPPRGRGGFDQSQSGTPRAPPRRAGLVSTGRDPTPVSPLSPRQSFTPPPATGAAGRSGPACWRCGDPEHFIDKCPVMEVGTMVRVPDAPQAAPGQAGWYQIP